In Dama dama isolate Ldn47 chromosome X, ASM3311817v1, whole genome shotgun sequence, one genomic interval encodes:
- the LAS1L gene encoding ribosomal biogenesis protein LAS1L isoform X5, with product MEADQEMEADHQCGGTGPEPDVEPVEPDVEPDVRSESEIEPGCYFVLDWLQNTYWCRQMENSLRETWELEEEREETDEEDQKEDKKIVVDDIKEQNPEPKDEEKGVELNVKADGDREGNKDSKEVDLLLQKAQRHKQLYERARELLVSYEEEQFKVLEKYRHLPQAIKAWNNLSPPVECILAELKGITFENREAVLDAFLDDGFLIPTFEQLAALQIEYEDGQTEVQRGEGTDPKSHKNVDLDDVLVPKPFSQFWQPLLRGLHSQTFTQALLERMFSELPALGNTGIRPTYILRWTTELIVANTKTGRNARRFSASQWEARKNWRLFNCSASLDWPQVVESCLGSPCWASPQLLQLIFKAMGQFLPDEEQEKLLRICSIYTQSGENPVQEGSEASPIGKSPYTVDNLYLILKPGGSSSGPEGEAQPQEEQGSLNDVKENEKENKEAVEDQVEEDEEEEDENHHQKWEEEEEDDGDDDNNDGDEDEEEDRMEVVPLSTEEESPTAENARLLAQKRGALQDSAWQVSSEDVRWGTFPLGRMPGQTEDPAELMLENYDTMYLLDQPVLEQRLEPPSCKTGHLCSKAYAGLHAVPRNSPLDHKCRSPWVIREPGTKQPLLRGSAGNTKKPIKRACTFWNAGLL from the exons ATGGAGGCTGATCAAGAGATGGAGGCTGATCATCAGTGCGGCGGCACAGGGCCTGAGCCCGATGTTGAGCCCGTTGAGCCCGATGTTGAGCCCGATGTCCGGTCGGAATCCGAGATTGAGCCAG GCTGTTATTTTGTCCTGGATTGGCTCCAGAACACCTATTGGTGCCGCCAAATGGAGAATAGCCTGAGAGAGACCTGGGAgttggaggaggagagggaagagacaGATGAAGAAGACCAAAAGGAAGATAAGAAAATTGTTGTTGATGACATCAAAGAACAGAATCCAGAGCCTAAGGATGAGGAGAAAGGTGTAGAGCTGAATGTCAAGGCTGATGGAGACCGCGAAGGCAACAAAGACAGCAAAGAGGTTGATCTGCTTTTACAAAAGGCTCAGAGACATAAACAGTTGTATG AAAGAGCCCGAGAACTGCTGGTATCCTATGAAGAGGAGCAGTTTAAG gtgctggagAAATATAGGCATTTACCTCAGGCCATTAAAGCGTGGAATAACCTGTCCCCACCTGTAGAATGCATCCTGGCAGAGCTCAAGGGCATTACATTCGAGAACAG GGAGGCTGTGCTAGATGCTTTTCTGGATGACGGCTTTCTCATCCCCACATTTGAACAGTTGGCAGCTTTGCAGATAGAATATGAAG ATGGGcagactgaggtccagagaggggaAGGTACtgatccaaagtcacaca AAAACGTGGACTTGGATGACGTCCTGGTGCCAAAGCCGTTCTCTCAATTCTGGCAGCCCCTGCTTAGGGGCCTGCACTCCCAGACCTTCACGCAGGCCCTGTTGGAGAGGATGTTCTCTGAGCTGCCAGCCTTGGGGAACACTGGGATTCGGCCCACCTACATCCTCAGATGGACCACTGAACTGATTGTGGCTAACACCAAAACTG gacGGAATGCCCGCCGGTTTTCTGCCAGCCAGTGGGAAGCAAGAAAGAACTGGAGGCTCTTCAACTGCTCTGCCTCCCTTGACTGGCCCCAGGTGGTTGAGTCCTGTTTGGGCTCACCTTGCTGGGCCAGCCCCCAACTCCTTCAGCT CATCTTCAAAGCCATGGGGCAGTTCCTGCCAGACGAGGAGCAGGAGAAGCTGCTACGCATCTGTTCCATTTATACCCAGAGTGGAGAAAACCCGGTGCAGGAAGGTTCAGAGGCTTCCCCCATTGGGAAGTCTCCATACACAGTGGACAACCTGTATTTGATCCTCAAACCAGGAGGCTCAAGCTCTGGGCCTGAAGGAGAAGCCCAGCCACAGGAGGAGCAGGGCAGCCTGAATGATGTCAAGGAAAATGAGAAGGAGAACAAAGAAGCCGTGGAAGACCAGGTAGAAGaggatgaagaagaggaagatgaaAATCATCACCAGAagtgggaagaagaggaggaagatgatGGTGACGATGACAACAATGACGGTGATGAAGATGAGGAGGAAGACAGGATGGAGGTGGTACCTCTCTCTACAGAGGAAGAGTCCCCCACTGCCGAGAATGCCAGGCTTCTAGCCCAGAAGAGAGGAGCTTTGCAGGATTCTGCATGGCAAGTTAGCTCAG AAGATGTACGATGGGGCACTTTCCCCTTAGGTCGAATGCCAGGTCAGACTGAGGACCCAGCAGAGCTTATGCTGGAGAATTATGACACCATGTATCTTTTGGACCAGCCTGTGTTAGAGCAGCGGCTGGAACCCCCATCATGCAAGACTGG GCATCTTTGTAGCAAGGCCTATGCAGGGCTCCATGCTGTCCCTCGAAACTCACCTCTGGATCACAAGTGTAGGAGCCCTTGGGTCATCAGGGAGCCAGGAACCAAGCAACCCTTGCTGAGGGGTTCTGCTGGTAACACAAAGAAGCCCATCAAGAGGGCCTGTACATTCTGGAATGCGGGGCTTTTGTGA
- the LAS1L gene encoding ribosomal biogenesis protein LAS1L isoform X1 gives MEADQEMEADHQCGGTGPEPDVEPVEPDVEPDVRSESEIEPGLGPRGMDLVWSAWCGKCVKEKGSSPLWAQRIVVAWLSRAEWDQVMVYLFSDDYKLQRYALNRITVWRSRLGNELPLAVASTADLVRCKLMDVTGGLGTDELRLLYGMALVRFVNLISERKTKFAKLPLKFLAQEVNIPDWIVELRHELTHKKMPHINDCRRGCYFVLDWLQNTYWCRQMENSLRETWELEEEREETDEEDQKEDKKIVVDDIKEQNPEPKDEEKGVELNVKADGDREGNKDSKEVDLLLQKAQRHKQLYERARELLVSYEEEQFKVLEKYRHLPQAIKAWNNLSPPVECILAELKGITFENREAVLDAFLDDGFLIPTFEQLAALQIEYEDGQTEVQRGEGTDPKSHKNVDLDDVLVPKPFSQFWQPLLRGLHSQTFTQALLERMFSELPALGNTGIRPTYILRWTTELIVANTKTGRNARRFSASQWEARKNWRLFNCSASLDWPQVVESCLGSPCWASPQLLQLIFKAMGQFLPDEEQEKLLRICSIYTQSGENPVQEGSEASPIGKSPYTVDNLYLILKPGGSSSGPEGEAQPQEEQGSLNDVKENEKENKEAVEDQVEEDEEEEDENHHQKWEEEEEDDGDDDNNDGDEDEEEDRMEVVPLSTEEESPTAENARLLAQKRGALQDSAWQVSSEDVRWGTFPLGRMPGQTEDPAELMLENYDTMYLLDQPVLEQRLEPPSCKTGHLCSKAYAGLHAVPRNSPLDHKCRSPWVIREPGTKQPLLRGSAGNTKKPIKRACTFWNAGLL, from the exons ATGGAGGCTGATCAAGAGATGGAGGCTGATCATCAGTGCGGCGGCACAGGGCCTGAGCCCGATGTTGAGCCCGTTGAGCCCGATGTTGAGCCCGATGTCCGGTCGGAATCCGAGATTGAGCCAGGTCTGGGTCCCCGGGGAATGGATCTTGTGTGGAGTGCGTGGTGCGGGAAGTGCGTCAAAGAGAAAGGGTCGTCGCCACTCTGGGCCCAGCGCATCGTGGTCGCCTGGCTCAGCAGGGCCGAGTGGGATCAGGTGATGGTGTATCTGTTCAGTGACGACTATAAATTGCAGCGGTACGCGCTGAACCGCATCACGGTGTGGAGGAGCAG GTTAGGCAACGAACTCCCCCTGGCAGTGGCTTCTACTGCTGACCTGGTACGCTGTAAGCTCATGGATGTAACTGGTGGCTTGGGCACTGATGAACTTAGACTGCTCTATGGCATGGCATTGGTCAG GTTTGTGAACCTTATCTCGGAGAGGAAGACAAAGTTTGCCAAGCTCCCTCTCAAATTCCTGGCTCAGGAG GTGAACATTCCGGATTGGATTGTTGAACTTCGCCATGAGTTAACCCACAAGAAAATGCCCCATATAAATGACTGCCGTAGGG GCTGTTATTTTGTCCTGGATTGGCTCCAGAACACCTATTGGTGCCGCCAAATGGAGAATAGCCTGAGAGAGACCTGGGAgttggaggaggagagggaagagacaGATGAAGAAGACCAAAAGGAAGATAAGAAAATTGTTGTTGATGACATCAAAGAACAGAATCCAGAGCCTAAGGATGAGGAGAAAGGTGTAGAGCTGAATGTCAAGGCTGATGGAGACCGCGAAGGCAACAAAGACAGCAAAGAGGTTGATCTGCTTTTACAAAAGGCTCAGAGACATAAACAGTTGTATG AAAGAGCCCGAGAACTGCTGGTATCCTATGAAGAGGAGCAGTTTAAG gtgctggagAAATATAGGCATTTACCTCAGGCCATTAAAGCGTGGAATAACCTGTCCCCACCTGTAGAATGCATCCTGGCAGAGCTCAAGGGCATTACATTCGAGAACAG GGAGGCTGTGCTAGATGCTTTTCTGGATGACGGCTTTCTCATCCCCACATTTGAACAGTTGGCAGCTTTGCAGATAGAATATGAAG ATGGGcagactgaggtccagagaggggaAGGTACtgatccaaagtcacaca AAAACGTGGACTTGGATGACGTCCTGGTGCCAAAGCCGTTCTCTCAATTCTGGCAGCCCCTGCTTAGGGGCCTGCACTCCCAGACCTTCACGCAGGCCCTGTTGGAGAGGATGTTCTCTGAGCTGCCAGCCTTGGGGAACACTGGGATTCGGCCCACCTACATCCTCAGATGGACCACTGAACTGATTGTGGCTAACACCAAAACTG gacGGAATGCCCGCCGGTTTTCTGCCAGCCAGTGGGAAGCAAGAAAGAACTGGAGGCTCTTCAACTGCTCTGCCTCCCTTGACTGGCCCCAGGTGGTTGAGTCCTGTTTGGGCTCACCTTGCTGGGCCAGCCCCCAACTCCTTCAGCT CATCTTCAAAGCCATGGGGCAGTTCCTGCCAGACGAGGAGCAGGAGAAGCTGCTACGCATCTGTTCCATTTATACCCAGAGTGGAGAAAACCCGGTGCAGGAAGGTTCAGAGGCTTCCCCCATTGGGAAGTCTCCATACACAGTGGACAACCTGTATTTGATCCTCAAACCAGGAGGCTCAAGCTCTGGGCCTGAAGGAGAAGCCCAGCCACAGGAGGAGCAGGGCAGCCTGAATGATGTCAAGGAAAATGAGAAGGAGAACAAAGAAGCCGTGGAAGACCAGGTAGAAGaggatgaagaagaggaagatgaaAATCATCACCAGAagtgggaagaagaggaggaagatgatGGTGACGATGACAACAATGACGGTGATGAAGATGAGGAGGAAGACAGGATGGAGGTGGTACCTCTCTCTACAGAGGAAGAGTCCCCCACTGCCGAGAATGCCAGGCTTCTAGCCCAGAAGAGAGGAGCTTTGCAGGATTCTGCATGGCAAGTTAGCTCAG AAGATGTACGATGGGGCACTTTCCCCTTAGGTCGAATGCCAGGTCAGACTGAGGACCCAGCAGAGCTTATGCTGGAGAATTATGACACCATGTATCTTTTGGACCAGCCTGTGTTAGAGCAGCGGCTGGAACCCCCATCATGCAAGACTGG GCATCTTTGTAGCAAGGCCTATGCAGGGCTCCATGCTGTCCCTCGAAACTCACCTCTGGATCACAAGTGTAGGAGCCCTTGGGTCATCAGGGAGCCAGGAACCAAGCAACCCTTGCTGAGGGGTTCTGCTGGTAACACAAAGAAGCCCATCAAGAGGGCCTGTACATTCTGGAATGCGGGGCTTTTGTGA
- the LAS1L gene encoding ribosomal biogenesis protein LAS1L isoform X2 — MEADQEMEADHQCGGTGPEPDVEPVEPDVEPDVRSESEIEPGLGPRGMDLVWSAWCGKCVKEKGSSPLWAQRIVVAWLSRAEWDQVMVYLFSDDYKLQRYALNRITVWRSRLGNELPLAVASTADLVRCKLMDVTGGLGTDELRLLYGMALVRFVNLISERKTKFAKLPLKFLAQEVNIPDWIVELRHELTHKKMPHINDCRRGCYFVLDWLQNTYWCRQMENSLRETWELEEEREETDEEDQKEDKKIVVDDIKEQNPEPKDEEKGVELNVKADGDREGNKDSKEVDLLLQKAQRHKQLYERARELLVSYEEEQFKVLEKYRHLPQAIKAWNNLSPPVECILAELKGITFENREAVLDAFLDDGFLIPTFEQLAALQIEYEENVDLDDVLVPKPFSQFWQPLLRGLHSQTFTQALLERMFSELPALGNTGIRPTYILRWTTELIVANTKTGRNARRFSASQWEARKNWRLFNCSASLDWPQVVESCLGSPCWASPQLLQLIFKAMGQFLPDEEQEKLLRICSIYTQSGENPVQEGSEASPIGKSPYTVDNLYLILKPGGSSSGPEGEAQPQEEQGSLNDVKENEKENKEAVEDQVEEDEEEEDENHHQKWEEEEEDDGDDDNNDGDEDEEEDRMEVVPLSTEEESPTAENARLLAQKRGALQDSAWQVSSEDVRWGTFPLGRMPGQTEDPAELMLENYDTMYLLDQPVLEQRLEPPSCKTGHLCSKAYAGLHAVPRNSPLDHKCRSPWVIREPGTKQPLLRGSAGNTKKPIKRACTFWNAGLL, encoded by the exons ATGGAGGCTGATCAAGAGATGGAGGCTGATCATCAGTGCGGCGGCACAGGGCCTGAGCCCGATGTTGAGCCCGTTGAGCCCGATGTTGAGCCCGATGTCCGGTCGGAATCCGAGATTGAGCCAGGTCTGGGTCCCCGGGGAATGGATCTTGTGTGGAGTGCGTGGTGCGGGAAGTGCGTCAAAGAGAAAGGGTCGTCGCCACTCTGGGCCCAGCGCATCGTGGTCGCCTGGCTCAGCAGGGCCGAGTGGGATCAGGTGATGGTGTATCTGTTCAGTGACGACTATAAATTGCAGCGGTACGCGCTGAACCGCATCACGGTGTGGAGGAGCAG GTTAGGCAACGAACTCCCCCTGGCAGTGGCTTCTACTGCTGACCTGGTACGCTGTAAGCTCATGGATGTAACTGGTGGCTTGGGCACTGATGAACTTAGACTGCTCTATGGCATGGCATTGGTCAG GTTTGTGAACCTTATCTCGGAGAGGAAGACAAAGTTTGCCAAGCTCCCTCTCAAATTCCTGGCTCAGGAG GTGAACATTCCGGATTGGATTGTTGAACTTCGCCATGAGTTAACCCACAAGAAAATGCCCCATATAAATGACTGCCGTAGGG GCTGTTATTTTGTCCTGGATTGGCTCCAGAACACCTATTGGTGCCGCCAAATGGAGAATAGCCTGAGAGAGACCTGGGAgttggaggaggagagggaagagacaGATGAAGAAGACCAAAAGGAAGATAAGAAAATTGTTGTTGATGACATCAAAGAACAGAATCCAGAGCCTAAGGATGAGGAGAAAGGTGTAGAGCTGAATGTCAAGGCTGATGGAGACCGCGAAGGCAACAAAGACAGCAAAGAGGTTGATCTGCTTTTACAAAAGGCTCAGAGACATAAACAGTTGTATG AAAGAGCCCGAGAACTGCTGGTATCCTATGAAGAGGAGCAGTTTAAG gtgctggagAAATATAGGCATTTACCTCAGGCCATTAAAGCGTGGAATAACCTGTCCCCACCTGTAGAATGCATCCTGGCAGAGCTCAAGGGCATTACATTCGAGAACAG GGAGGCTGTGCTAGATGCTTTTCTGGATGACGGCTTTCTCATCCCCACATTTGAACAGTTGGCAGCTTTGCAGATAGAATATGAAG AAAACGTGGACTTGGATGACGTCCTGGTGCCAAAGCCGTTCTCTCAATTCTGGCAGCCCCTGCTTAGGGGCCTGCACTCCCAGACCTTCACGCAGGCCCTGTTGGAGAGGATGTTCTCTGAGCTGCCAGCCTTGGGGAACACTGGGATTCGGCCCACCTACATCCTCAGATGGACCACTGAACTGATTGTGGCTAACACCAAAACTG gacGGAATGCCCGCCGGTTTTCTGCCAGCCAGTGGGAAGCAAGAAAGAACTGGAGGCTCTTCAACTGCTCTGCCTCCCTTGACTGGCCCCAGGTGGTTGAGTCCTGTTTGGGCTCACCTTGCTGGGCCAGCCCCCAACTCCTTCAGCT CATCTTCAAAGCCATGGGGCAGTTCCTGCCAGACGAGGAGCAGGAGAAGCTGCTACGCATCTGTTCCATTTATACCCAGAGTGGAGAAAACCCGGTGCAGGAAGGTTCAGAGGCTTCCCCCATTGGGAAGTCTCCATACACAGTGGACAACCTGTATTTGATCCTCAAACCAGGAGGCTCAAGCTCTGGGCCTGAAGGAGAAGCCCAGCCACAGGAGGAGCAGGGCAGCCTGAATGATGTCAAGGAAAATGAGAAGGAGAACAAAGAAGCCGTGGAAGACCAGGTAGAAGaggatgaagaagaggaagatgaaAATCATCACCAGAagtgggaagaagaggaggaagatgatGGTGACGATGACAACAATGACGGTGATGAAGATGAGGAGGAAGACAGGATGGAGGTGGTACCTCTCTCTACAGAGGAAGAGTCCCCCACTGCCGAGAATGCCAGGCTTCTAGCCCAGAAGAGAGGAGCTTTGCAGGATTCTGCATGGCAAGTTAGCTCAG AAGATGTACGATGGGGCACTTTCCCCTTAGGTCGAATGCCAGGTCAGACTGAGGACCCAGCAGAGCTTATGCTGGAGAATTATGACACCATGTATCTTTTGGACCAGCCTGTGTTAGAGCAGCGGCTGGAACCCCCATCATGCAAGACTGG GCATCTTTGTAGCAAGGCCTATGCAGGGCTCCATGCTGTCCCTCGAAACTCACCTCTGGATCACAAGTGTAGGAGCCCTTGGGTCATCAGGGAGCCAGGAACCAAGCAACCCTTGCTGAGGGGTTCTGCTGGTAACACAAAGAAGCCCATCAAGAGGGCCTGTACATTCTGGAATGCGGGGCTTTTGTGA
- the LAS1L gene encoding ribosomal biogenesis protein LAS1L isoform X3 produces the protein MEADQEMEADHQCGGTGPEPDVEPVEPDVEPDVRSESEIEPGLGPRGMDLVWSAWCGKCVKEKGSSPLWAQRIVVAWLSRAEWDQVMVYLFSDDYKLQRYALNRITVWRSRLGNELPLAVASTADLVRCKLMDVTGGLGTDELRLLYGMALVRFVNLISERKTKFAKLPLKFLAQEVNIPDWIVELRHELTHKKMPHINDCRRGCYFVLDWLQNTYWCRQMENSLRETWELEEEREETDEEDQKEDKKIVVDDIKEQNPEPKDEEKGVELNVKADGDREGNKDSKEVDLLLQKAQRHKQLYERARELLVSYEEEQFKVLEKYRHLPQAIKAWNNLSPPVECILAELKGITFENREAVLDAFLDDGFLIPTFEQLAALQIEYEDGQTEVQRGEGTDPKSHKNVDLDDVLVPKPFSQFWQPLLRGLHSQTFTQALLERMFSELPALGNTGIRPTYILRWTTELIVANTKTGRNARRFSASQWEARKNWRLFNCSASLDWPQVVESCLGSPCWASPQLLQLIFKAMGQFLPDEEQEKLLRICSIYTQSGENPVQEGSEASPIGKSPYTVDNLYLILKPGGSSSGPEGEAQPQEEQGSLNDVKENEKENKEAVEDQVEEDEEEEDENHHQKWEEEEEDDGDDDNNDGDEDEEEDRMEVVPLSTEEESPTAENARLLAQKRGALQDSAWQVSSEDVRWGTFPLGRMPGQTEDPAELMLENYDTMYLLDQPVLEQRLEPPSCKTGTLGLSCSSGSNDSGNLNQLLWSQDELHMLKAGVQLF, from the exons ATGGAGGCTGATCAAGAGATGGAGGCTGATCATCAGTGCGGCGGCACAGGGCCTGAGCCCGATGTTGAGCCCGTTGAGCCCGATGTTGAGCCCGATGTCCGGTCGGAATCCGAGATTGAGCCAGGTCTGGGTCCCCGGGGAATGGATCTTGTGTGGAGTGCGTGGTGCGGGAAGTGCGTCAAAGAGAAAGGGTCGTCGCCACTCTGGGCCCAGCGCATCGTGGTCGCCTGGCTCAGCAGGGCCGAGTGGGATCAGGTGATGGTGTATCTGTTCAGTGACGACTATAAATTGCAGCGGTACGCGCTGAACCGCATCACGGTGTGGAGGAGCAG GTTAGGCAACGAACTCCCCCTGGCAGTGGCTTCTACTGCTGACCTGGTACGCTGTAAGCTCATGGATGTAACTGGTGGCTTGGGCACTGATGAACTTAGACTGCTCTATGGCATGGCATTGGTCAG GTTTGTGAACCTTATCTCGGAGAGGAAGACAAAGTTTGCCAAGCTCCCTCTCAAATTCCTGGCTCAGGAG GTGAACATTCCGGATTGGATTGTTGAACTTCGCCATGAGTTAACCCACAAGAAAATGCCCCATATAAATGACTGCCGTAGGG GCTGTTATTTTGTCCTGGATTGGCTCCAGAACACCTATTGGTGCCGCCAAATGGAGAATAGCCTGAGAGAGACCTGGGAgttggaggaggagagggaagagacaGATGAAGAAGACCAAAAGGAAGATAAGAAAATTGTTGTTGATGACATCAAAGAACAGAATCCAGAGCCTAAGGATGAGGAGAAAGGTGTAGAGCTGAATGTCAAGGCTGATGGAGACCGCGAAGGCAACAAAGACAGCAAAGAGGTTGATCTGCTTTTACAAAAGGCTCAGAGACATAAACAGTTGTATG AAAGAGCCCGAGAACTGCTGGTATCCTATGAAGAGGAGCAGTTTAAG gtgctggagAAATATAGGCATTTACCTCAGGCCATTAAAGCGTGGAATAACCTGTCCCCACCTGTAGAATGCATCCTGGCAGAGCTCAAGGGCATTACATTCGAGAACAG GGAGGCTGTGCTAGATGCTTTTCTGGATGACGGCTTTCTCATCCCCACATTTGAACAGTTGGCAGCTTTGCAGATAGAATATGAAG ATGGGcagactgaggtccagagaggggaAGGTACtgatccaaagtcacaca AAAACGTGGACTTGGATGACGTCCTGGTGCCAAAGCCGTTCTCTCAATTCTGGCAGCCCCTGCTTAGGGGCCTGCACTCCCAGACCTTCACGCAGGCCCTGTTGGAGAGGATGTTCTCTGAGCTGCCAGCCTTGGGGAACACTGGGATTCGGCCCACCTACATCCTCAGATGGACCACTGAACTGATTGTGGCTAACACCAAAACTG gacGGAATGCCCGCCGGTTTTCTGCCAGCCAGTGGGAAGCAAGAAAGAACTGGAGGCTCTTCAACTGCTCTGCCTCCCTTGACTGGCCCCAGGTGGTTGAGTCCTGTTTGGGCTCACCTTGCTGGGCCAGCCCCCAACTCCTTCAGCT CATCTTCAAAGCCATGGGGCAGTTCCTGCCAGACGAGGAGCAGGAGAAGCTGCTACGCATCTGTTCCATTTATACCCAGAGTGGAGAAAACCCGGTGCAGGAAGGTTCAGAGGCTTCCCCCATTGGGAAGTCTCCATACACAGTGGACAACCTGTATTTGATCCTCAAACCAGGAGGCTCAAGCTCTGGGCCTGAAGGAGAAGCCCAGCCACAGGAGGAGCAGGGCAGCCTGAATGATGTCAAGGAAAATGAGAAGGAGAACAAAGAAGCCGTGGAAGACCAGGTAGAAGaggatgaagaagaggaagatgaaAATCATCACCAGAagtgggaagaagaggaggaagatgatGGTGACGATGACAACAATGACGGTGATGAAGATGAGGAGGAAGACAGGATGGAGGTGGTACCTCTCTCTACAGAGGAAGAGTCCCCCACTGCCGAGAATGCCAGGCTTCTAGCCCAGAAGAGAGGAGCTTTGCAGGATTCTGCATGGCAAGTTAGCTCAG AAGATGTACGATGGGGCACTTTCCCCTTAGGTCGAATGCCAGGTCAGACTGAGGACCCAGCAGAGCTTATGCTGGAGAATTATGACACCATGTATCTTTTGGACCAGCCTGTGTTAGAGCAGCGGCTGGAACCCCCATCATGCAAGACTGG CACCCTAGGCCTGAGCTGCAGCAGTGGCAGCAATGACAGTGGCAACTTGAACCAACTTCTCTGGAGCCAGGATGAGCTTCATATGCTCAAAGCTGGCGTACAGCTCTTCTGA